A stretch of Saccharothrix texasensis DNA encodes these proteins:
- a CDS encoding ABC transporter ATP-binding protein translates to MIEAVGLTKRYGKTMAVDNLSFTVEPGRVTGFLGPNGAGKSTTMRMILGLDRPSAGQVLIGGKPYAQLDRPLRTVGALLDAKWVHPNRSARAHLQWLAKSNGLPDRRVDEVLDMVGLTKVAKRRAGGFSLGMSQRLGIAGALLGDPKVLLFDEPVNGLDPEGILWIRQFMQGLAAEGRTVLVSSHLLSEMALTAQDLVVIGRGKLISQSSTTEFVERSTENTVRVRSPHADKLGAMLIDKGFTVREDADGSLTVSGVLSDEIGDIAAASGVVLHELSPQRGSLEQAFMQLTGDSVEYHAELAETGK, encoded by the coding sequence ATGATCGAGGCTGTCGGCCTCACCAAGCGCTACGGGAAGACGATGGCGGTGGACAACCTGTCCTTCACCGTCGAGCCCGGTCGGGTCACCGGGTTCCTCGGCCCGAACGGCGCGGGCAAGTCCACCACCATGCGCATGATCCTCGGCCTCGACCGGCCGAGCGCGGGCCAGGTGCTCATCGGCGGCAAGCCGTACGCACAGCTCGACCGCCCGCTGCGGACCGTCGGCGCGCTGCTCGACGCCAAGTGGGTGCACCCGAACCGCTCCGCGCGGGCGCACCTGCAGTGGCTGGCCAAGTCGAACGGCCTGCCCGACCGCCGGGTGGACGAGGTGCTGGACATGGTCGGCCTGACGAAGGTCGCCAAGCGCCGCGCCGGCGGGTTCTCCCTCGGCATGTCCCAGCGGCTCGGCATCGCGGGCGCCCTGCTGGGCGACCCGAAGGTGTTGCTGTTCGACGAGCCGGTCAACGGCCTCGACCCCGAGGGCATCCTCTGGATCCGCCAGTTCATGCAGGGGCTGGCCGCCGAGGGCCGCACCGTGCTGGTGTCGAGCCACCTGCTCTCGGAGATGGCGCTGACCGCCCAGGACCTCGTGGTCATCGGGCGCGGCAAGCTCATCTCGCAGTCCAGCACCACCGAGTTCGTGGAGCGGTCGACCGAGAACACCGTCCGGGTGCGCAGCCCGCACGCGGACAAGCTGGGCGCGATGCTCATCGACAAGGGCTTCACCGTCCGTGAGGACGCCGACGGCTCGCTCACCGTGTCGGGTGTGCTCAGTGACGAGATCGGTGACATCGCGGCGGCCAGCGGCGTGGTGCTGCACGAGCTGAGCCCGCAGCGCGGTTCGCTCGAACAGGCATTCATGCAGCTCACCGGCGATTCTGTCGAGTACCACGCCGAACTCGCCGAGACGGGGAAGTGA
- a CDS encoding nitric oxide synthase oxygenase has translation MTAVDNEPITFDVDAAEGFLRMFHIAHPEAGPVGPRLAQVRDEVARTGTYRHTAHELAYGARIALRDSGWCTSGVPWRRLKVRDLRGLRNAAAVAGECVEHLRQATNGGEIRPLVTVFAPDTPTAPGPCIWNEQLVRYAGHGDGSGDLRYRGFTDAVRAMGWQPPEPPGRFDLLPLVVETAHEGARLFTVPPDAVHEVVLEHPDLPWFGQLGLRWHAVPVISNTRLTIGGVTYPAAPFNSWFVGSEIGARSLADENACGAARSVAEALGLDTSTERSLWRDRAVVELNRAVLHSFDLAAVTITDHHAESRHRLSWLRSRQRHSGNRPAFRLDPAAAHRARAGGPARFPTTPEETTLPHSPGRLAELLRRRAGGLGG, from the coding sequence GTGACCGCAGTAGACAACGAACCGATAACGTTCGACGTGGACGCGGCGGAGGGGTTCCTCCGCATGTTCCACATCGCCCACCCCGAAGCCGGACCGGTCGGACCACGCCTGGCCCAGGTCCGCGACGAGGTCGCCCGCACCGGCACCTACCGGCACACCGCCCACGAGCTCGCCTACGGCGCGCGGATCGCCCTGCGCGACTCCGGCTGGTGCACCAGCGGCGTGCCGTGGCGCCGGCTCAAGGTCCGCGACCTGCGCGGCCTGCGCAACGCCGCCGCCGTGGCCGGCGAGTGCGTCGAGCACCTGCGCCAGGCGACCAACGGCGGCGAGATCCGCCCGCTGGTCACGGTGTTCGCGCCGGACACCCCGACCGCGCCGGGGCCGTGCATCTGGAACGAGCAGCTGGTCCGGTACGCGGGCCACGGCGACGGCTCGGGCGACCTCCGCTACCGGGGGTTCACCGACGCCGTGCGGGCCATGGGCTGGCAGCCGCCCGAGCCGCCCGGCCGCTTCGACCTGCTGCCGCTGGTGGTGGAGACCGCGCACGAGGGCGCGCGGCTGTTCACCGTGCCGCCGGACGCGGTGCACGAGGTCGTCCTCGAACACCCCGACCTGCCCTGGTTCGGGCAGCTCGGCCTGCGCTGGCACGCCGTGCCCGTGATCAGCAACACGCGGCTGACCATCGGCGGCGTCACCTACCCCGCCGCGCCGTTCAACTCGTGGTTCGTCGGCTCCGAGATCGGCGCCAGGAGCCTGGCCGACGAGAACGCCTGCGGCGCCGCCCGGTCCGTCGCCGAGGCCCTCGGCCTGGACACGTCCACCGAGCGCTCGCTGTGGCGCGACCGCGCCGTGGTCGAGCTGAACCGGGCCGTGCTGCACTCCTTCGACCTGGCGGCCGTCACCATCACCGACCACCACGCCGAGTCGCGGCACCGGCTGTCGTGGCTGCGCTCGCGGCAACGCCACTCCGGCAACCGGCCCGCGTTCCGGCTCGACCCGGCGGCGGCCCACCGCGCCCGCGCCGGCGGACCCGCCCGCTTCCCCACCACCCCCGAGGAAACGACCCTGCCCCACTCACCCGGACGCCTGGCCGAACTGCTCCGGCGACGCGCCGGGGGACTCGGCGGCTGA
- a CDS encoding S8 family serine peptidase, whose amino-acid sequence MTGRAVVAAVLLALLAPGVARAQTIEEQQWHLAALEVSAAHAITRGDGVVVAVVDSGVDDTRPDLAGALLPGAGFGSASGTDGTEDKDGHGTAMATLIAGRAVDGGALGVAPGAMIMPVSVGADGDKFTTASVAEGVTWAVDQGADVINLSLTSLATLTPDLLRAVNHAFDNDAVVVAGTGNDGDEHVGAPANIKGVIAVSGTIEGNGPWPESNTGPETVLAAPAQRIVTAVPVSVVDTGYAEVDGTSAATALVSGAAALVRARYPELDAGNVVNRLIATATDLLAPGRDDVTGFGQVDPVAALTAEVPRVERNPLAPPPRTSSAAPPPTSGEDLAAPPAEADGGTRLLVAFGGLTAVGIVVAAVSLLLARRSRVRRAPVPVVTEIPPPSDDFWRDDRF is encoded by the coding sequence GTGACGGGGAGAGCGGTTGTCGCCGCGGTCCTGCTCGCGTTGCTGGCGCCGGGAGTGGCCCGGGCGCAGACGATCGAGGAGCAGCAGTGGCACCTGGCCGCCTTGGAGGTGTCCGCCGCGCACGCCATCACGCGCGGTGACGGCGTGGTCGTGGCGGTGGTCGACTCGGGCGTGGACGACACCCGCCCGGACCTGGCGGGCGCGTTGCTGCCGGGCGCCGGTTTCGGCTCGGCGAGCGGCACGGACGGCACCGAGGACAAGGACGGCCACGGCACCGCGATGGCGACGCTGATCGCCGGACGGGCGGTGGACGGCGGCGCGCTCGGCGTCGCGCCCGGCGCGATGATCATGCCGGTCTCGGTCGGCGCGGACGGCGACAAGTTCACCACCGCGTCCGTCGCCGAGGGCGTGACCTGGGCCGTCGACCAGGGCGCCGACGTCATCAACCTGTCCCTGACCTCGCTCGCGACGCTCACCCCGGACCTGCTGCGGGCGGTCAACCACGCGTTCGACAACGACGCCGTGGTGGTCGCCGGCACCGGCAACGACGGTGACGAGCACGTGGGCGCGCCCGCGAACATCAAGGGCGTCATCGCGGTCTCCGGCACGATCGAGGGCAACGGGCCGTGGCCGGAGTCCAACACCGGTCCGGAGACCGTGCTCGCCGCGCCCGCGCAGCGCATCGTCACCGCCGTGCCGGTGTCGGTCGTGGACACCGGCTACGCCGAGGTGGACGGCACGAGCGCGGCGACGGCGCTGGTCTCGGGCGCGGCGGCGCTGGTGCGCGCCCGCTACCCGGAACTGGACGCGGGCAACGTGGTGAACCGGCTCATCGCCACGGCCACCGACCTGCTCGCGCCCGGCCGGGACGACGTGACCGGGTTCGGCCAGGTCGACCCGGTCGCCGCGCTGACCGCCGAGGTGCCGCGGGTGGAGCGCAACCCGCTGGCGCCGCCGCCGCGCACGTCGTCGGCCGCACCGCCGCCGACCTCGGGCGAGGACCTGGCCGCGCCGCCGGCCGAGGCGGACGGCGGCACCCGGCTGCTGGTGGCGTTCGGCGGTCTGACCGCGGTGGGGATCGTGGTGGCGGCGGTGAGCCTGCTGCTGGCCCGGCGCAGTCGGGTCCGCCGCGCGCCGGTGCCGGTCGTCACCGAAATCCCGCCGCCGTCCGACGACTTCTGGCGCGACGACCGGTTCTGA
- a CDS encoding TetR/AcrR family transcriptional regulator has translation MARPKTITDERLLAAAAEVIGRKGPGFTVADVAERAGVSVGTVAGRFGSKSGLLQALTRQTMDGNVRRMHAAAAAARDPAEGLRAALLTWFEGMTDPAEAQNHLAQLGVDLIDPELRALLAELYAATERTVVELTRPVDLPHGPPPERAARVLTGLLYGVSMDWSVRPRGELADRLAEDVDAVLDAWKGR, from the coding sequence GTGGCACGACCGAAGACGATCACGGACGAACGGCTGCTGGCCGCGGCGGCGGAGGTGATCGGCCGCAAGGGGCCGGGGTTCACCGTCGCCGACGTCGCCGAGCGGGCGGGCGTCTCGGTGGGCACGGTGGCCGGCCGGTTCGGCTCGAAGAGCGGCCTGCTCCAGGCCCTGACCAGGCAGACCATGGACGGGAACGTCCGGCGGATGCACGCGGCGGCGGCCGCGGCGCGGGACCCGGCCGAAGGGCTGCGGGCGGCGTTGCTGACCTGGTTCGAGGGCATGACGGACCCGGCCGAGGCGCAGAACCACCTGGCCCAGCTCGGTGTCGACCTGATCGACCCGGAGCTGCGGGCGCTGCTCGCCGAGCTGTACGCGGCGACCGAGCGGACCGTGGTAGAGCTCACCCGCCCGGTGGACCTGCCGCACGGCCCGCCGCCGGAACGCGCGGCGCGGGTGCTCACCGGCTTGCTCTACGGCGTGTCGATGGACTGGTCCGTCCGACCGCGCGGCGAGCTGGCCGACCGGCTGGCGGAGGACGTGGACGCGGTGCTGGACGCGTGGAAGGGGAGATGA
- a CDS encoding sensor histidine kinase: MESTQLGWRALLRRQWPLACALLLLVGIGFLGEGGWWHIPGAVVVCALAVLAPRRPFDAVLTAATAVGASSVVLLVAGVAPVTPMIGGLVVAEVAALMAIVAVVVRQAPPARAVAGVVLVVAVTALAAVVRPEYRSPHWPDDYSGPGFWPQSVFGGVLLALSLGTGLYFRARDRERATAVRAEVAAAQHTERMALARELHDVIAHYVTGMVVHAQAAQAVPAAAGEALPIIVRSGNEALAEMRRLVGTLRDTEADAPTASSDLADDVRGVVERSGQPVRLHVDLPAPVPPSLGRSVLRLVQESLTNARKHAEGASTVDVSVSVSDGAVHVLVADDGRARKAAPVGGSGGYGLVGMRERVELLGGRFSAGARAGGGWEVRAILPVTR, translated from the coding sequence GTGGAGAGCACTCAGCTCGGGTGGCGGGCCCTGCTCCGCCGCCAGTGGCCGCTGGCGTGCGCCCTGCTCCTCCTCGTCGGCATCGGGTTCCTCGGCGAGGGCGGCTGGTGGCACATCCCCGGCGCGGTCGTGGTGTGCGCGCTGGCCGTGCTCGCGCCCCGGCGCCCGTTCGACGCCGTGCTGACCGCCGCGACGGCGGTGGGCGCGAGCTCGGTCGTGCTGCTCGTGGCGGGTGTCGCGCCCGTGACGCCGATGATCGGCGGCCTGGTGGTGGCCGAGGTGGCGGCCCTGATGGCGATCGTCGCGGTGGTGGTGCGGCAGGCCCCGCCGGCGCGCGCGGTGGCCGGGGTCGTGCTGGTCGTCGCGGTGACCGCGCTCGCCGCCGTCGTGCGGCCGGAGTACCGGTCGCCGCACTGGCCGGACGACTACAGCGGGCCCGGGTTCTGGCCGCAGTCGGTGTTCGGCGGGGTGCTGCTGGCGCTGTCGCTCGGCACCGGGCTGTACTTCCGCGCCCGCGACCGGGAACGCGCGACCGCCGTGCGGGCCGAGGTCGCGGCGGCGCAGCACACCGAGCGGATGGCGCTGGCCCGCGAGCTGCACGACGTGATCGCGCACTACGTGACCGGCATGGTGGTGCACGCGCAGGCGGCGCAGGCCGTGCCGGCCGCGGCGGGCGAGGCGCTGCCGATCATCGTGCGCAGCGGCAACGAGGCGTTGGCCGAGATGCGCCGCCTGGTCGGCACGCTGCGCGACACCGAGGCCGACGCGCCGACCGCGTCCAGCGACCTGGCCGACGACGTGCGCGGGGTGGTGGAGCGGTCCGGCCAGCCCGTGCGGCTGCACGTCGACCTGCCGGCGCCCGTGCCGCCGTCGTTGGGCCGCTCGGTGCTGCGGCTGGTGCAGGAGTCGTTGACCAACGCGCGCAAGCACGCCGAGGGCGCGTCCACCGTGGACGTCTCGGTGTCCGTTTCGGACGGTGCGGTGCACGTGCTGGTGGCCGACGACGGGCGGGCGCGCAAGGCGGCGCCGGTCGGCGGGTCCGGTGGTTACGGGTTGGTGGGCATGCGGGAGCGCGTCGAGCTGCTGGGCGGCCGGTTCAGCGCGGGCGCCCGCGCCGGCGGCGGCTGGGAGGTGCGCGCCATCCTGCCGGTGACGCGGTGA
- the trmB gene encoding tRNA (guanosine(46)-N7)-methyltransferase TrmB, protein MTVGQQRAWDRHWERLGREVKALPAGPVHFDEWFGREAPVVLEIGSGMGETTSQLVAAAPELNYVAVEVYKPGLAQLLLRAEALEVTNLRVLRGDAVDLLTEHVEPASLAEVRIYFPDPWPKKKHHKRRLVQPEFVRLVASRLRPGGTLHLATDWEEYAEQMLRVCSAEPLLRNRFDGWAPRPGWRPVTKFEQRAVEEERISHDLMFERVELT, encoded by the coding sequence ATGACCGTGGGGCAGCAGCGCGCATGGGACCGCCACTGGGAGCGCTTGGGCCGCGAGGTCAAGGCGCTCCCGGCCGGTCCCGTGCACTTCGACGAGTGGTTCGGGCGCGAGGCGCCCGTCGTGCTGGAGATCGGTTCCGGCATGGGTGAGACCACCTCCCAGCTGGTCGCCGCCGCGCCCGAGCTGAACTACGTGGCCGTCGAGGTCTACAAGCCCGGCCTGGCGCAGCTGCTGCTGCGCGCCGAGGCGCTCGAGGTGACGAACCTGCGGGTCCTGCGCGGTGACGCGGTCGACCTGCTCACCGAGCACGTGGAGCCCGCCTCGCTCGCCGAGGTGCGCATCTACTTCCCCGACCCGTGGCCGAAGAAGAAGCACCACAAGCGCCGGCTCGTGCAGCCGGAGTTCGTGCGGCTCGTGGCGTCGCGCCTGCGGCCCGGCGGCACGCTGCACCTGGCGACGGACTGGGAGGAGTACGCCGAGCAGATGCTCCGGGTGTGCTCGGCCGAGCCGCTGCTGCGCAACCGGTTCGACGGTTGGGCGCCCCGGCCGGGGTGGCGGCCCGTGACGAAGTTCGAGCAGCGGGCGGTCGAGGAGGAGCGGATCAGCCACGACCTGATGTTCGAGCGGGTCGAGCTCACCTGA
- a CDS encoding HAD family hydrolase, producing MTWRPRLIALDIDGTITPVGREDIAPAVRAAIGRAVDDGAHVVLSTGRSLIGTRPIIDDLGLRGTTAICSNGAVWWDTTTREVIRKVEFDPGPSVEHLRGLLPDAVFAVELTGVGNLAFGRFADGDLWGEVRQVPYEELVATTTSRLVMRWVGRTPEELALRMLDVELPGVTASCDHNEAWLTLSPPGVTKGAALEDLRAALGVSERDTLAIGDGSNDVEMLRWAAHGVAMGQAPVAVQEVADAVTGTIFDDGAAAVLDRYFAA from the coding sequence GTGACCTGGAGACCACGCCTCATCGCCCTGGACATCGACGGCACGATCACCCCCGTGGGTCGCGAGGACATCGCGCCGGCCGTGCGCGCGGCCATCGGCCGGGCCGTGGACGACGGCGCGCACGTCGTCCTCTCCACCGGCCGCAGCCTCATCGGCACCCGGCCGATCATCGACGACCTGGGCCTGCGCGGCACCACCGCGATCTGCTCCAACGGCGCGGTGTGGTGGGACACGACCACCCGCGAGGTGATCCGCAAGGTCGAGTTCGACCCCGGGCCGTCGGTCGAGCACCTGCGCGGCCTGCTGCCCGACGCGGTGTTCGCGGTCGAGCTGACCGGGGTCGGCAACCTGGCGTTCGGCCGGTTCGCGGACGGCGACCTGTGGGGCGAGGTGCGCCAGGTGCCGTACGAGGAGCTGGTGGCCACCACGACGTCCCGGCTGGTCATGCGCTGGGTCGGCCGCACGCCGGAGGAGCTGGCGCTGCGGATGCTCGACGTCGAGCTGCCCGGCGTGACGGCGTCGTGCGACCACAACGAGGCGTGGCTGACGTTGTCGCCTCCCGGCGTGACCAAGGGCGCGGCGCTGGAGGACCTGCGTGCCGCGCTCGGCGTGTCCGAGCGGGACACGCTGGCCATCGGCGACGGGTCCAACGACGTCGAGATGCTGCGGTGGGCCGCGCACGGCGTCGCGATGGGCCAGGCGCCGGTCGCCGTGCAAGAGGTGGCCGACGCGGTCACCGGCACGATCTTCGACGACGGCGCGGCGGCCGTGCTGGACCGGTACTTCGCGGCCTAG
- a CDS encoding ABC transporter ATP-binding protein, which produces MIEATGLTKHYGRTVAVDDLSFSVQPGRVTGFLGPNGAGKSTTMRMILGLDRPTRGKVTVKGQDYRSLREPLRVVGALLDAKWVHPNRSARAHLQWLARSNRIPDKRVDEVLDAVGLTQVAKRRAGGFSLGMSQRLGIAGALLGDPEVLMFDEPVNGLDPEGILWIRQFMHRLAAEGRTVFVSSHLLSEMAQTAQDLIVIGRGKLISQTSTEQFIADATEDTVRVRSPQLDRLRELLDGRARIAEATASDGALVVHGVEPAFIGELAASNGITLHELSPQLGSLEEAFMQLTKESVEYHATE; this is translated from the coding sequence ATGATCGAAGCGACCGGCCTCACCAAGCACTACGGCAGGACCGTGGCCGTGGACGACCTGTCGTTCAGCGTGCAGCCGGGCCGGGTCACCGGTTTCCTCGGGCCCAACGGCGCGGGCAAGTCCACCACCATGCGGATGATCCTCGGCCTCGACCGCCCCACCCGCGGCAAGGTCACCGTGAAGGGCCAGGACTACCGGTCCCTGCGCGAGCCGTTGCGCGTGGTCGGCGCGCTGCTGGACGCGAAGTGGGTGCACCCCAACCGCTCCGCGCGGGCACACCTGCAGTGGCTCGCCCGGTCCAACCGGATCCCGGACAAGCGCGTGGACGAGGTGCTGGACGCGGTCGGCCTCACCCAGGTCGCCAAGCGCCGCGCCGGCGGGTTCTCGCTGGGCATGTCCCAGCGGCTCGGCATCGCGGGCGCCCTGCTCGGCGACCCCGAGGTGCTGATGTTCGACGAGCCGGTCAACGGCCTCGACCCCGAGGGCATCCTCTGGATCCGCCAGTTCATGCACCGGCTGGCCGCCGAGGGCCGCACCGTGTTCGTGTCGAGCCACCTGCTCTCGGAGATGGCCCAGACCGCGCAGGACCTGATCGTGATCGGGCGCGGCAAGCTCATCTCGCAGACCAGCACCGAGCAGTTCATCGCCGACGCCACCGAGGACACCGTGCGCGTCCGCTCGCCGCAGCTGGACCGGCTGCGCGAGCTGCTCGACGGGCGGGCCCGCATCGCCGAGGCCACCGCGTCCGACGGCGCGCTCGTCGTGCACGGGGTGGAACCCGCGTTCATCGGCGAGCTGGCCGCGTCGAACGGCATCACGTTGCACGAGTTGAGCCCGCAACTCGGCTCACTCGAAGAGGCCTTCATGCAACTCACGAAGGAATCCGTGGAATATCACGCGACCGAGTGA